A single genomic interval of Lodderomyces elongisporus chromosome 8, complete sequence harbors:
- the STL1_1 gene encoding sugar transporter-like protein: MGAGNISSKFSWMSARTATMGLRGRKLRLAVTIIATTGFSLFGYDQGLMSGLISGDQFNKEFPPTKGNATIQGAVTACYELGCFFGAIFALMRGDRIGRKPLIVCGALIIIIGTVISTAAIKPYWQTGQFVIGRVITGIGNGMNTATIPVWQSEMSRAENRGLLVNMEGAVVAVGTFLAYWIDFGFSYIDNSVQWRFPVAFQIVFAMILFGGVINLPESPRWLIAHNRKAEAYEILGYLNDCSPDDDQVVAEASAIVDAVNRFANLQTGFKDLFTGGKAQHFQRMIIGSSTQFFQQITGCNAAIYYSTLLFYQTIFNYSKYRLSLILGGVFATIYALATIPSFFLIDTLGRRKLFLIGATGQAISFTISFACLIDDTEQNAKGAAVGIYLFIVFFAFTILPLPWIYPPEINPMRTRTTASAVSTCTNWLMNFAVVMFTPAFIEKSGWGCYLFFACMNYAFIPIIFFFYPETAGRSLEEIDIIFAKAYVDKRQPWRVAATMPKLSLQDIEDEAKNLGLYDDDFEKDNFETKEDISDDSSNPNNGGGMFEKQENVEGDENTPAPESPSSRKLDV, translated from the coding sequence atggGTGCAGGCAATATTTCCAGCAAATTCAGCTGGATGTCTGCTAGAACAGCAACTATGGGGTTGCGTGGCAGGAAATTGCGTTTGGCAGTTACCATCATTGCCACTACCGGTTTCTCCCTTTTCGGTTACGATCAAGGTCTTATGTCGGGATTGATTTCTGGTGACCAATTCAACAAGGAGTTCCCACCTACTAAAGGTAACGCTACTATCCAAGGTGCAGTCACTGCATGTTACGAGTTGGGTTGTTTCTTTGGTGCCATCTTTGCCTTGATGAGAGGTGACAGAATTGGTAGAAAACCATTGATTGTCTGTGGTGCCTtgatcatcatcattggtACAGTTATCTCCACCGCTGCTATAAAGCCATACTGGCAAACTGGTCAATTCGTTATTGGAAGAGTCATTACCGGTATAGGTAACGGTATGAACACCGCTACCATTCCAGTTTGGCAATCCGAGATGTCACGTGCAGAAAACAGAGGTCTTTTGGTGAATATGGAAggtgctgttgttgctgttggtaCATTTTTGGCCTACTGGATCGATTTCGGATTCTCATACATTGACAACTCAGTGCAATGGAGATTCCCAGTTGCTTTCCAAATTGTGTTTGCCATGATCTTGTTTGGTGGTGTCATCAACTTGCCTGAATCGCCACGTTGGTTGATTGCTCACAATAGAAAAGCTGAAGCATACGAAATTTTGGGATACTTGAACGACTGCTCACCAGATGATGACCAAGTCGTTGCCGAAGCCTCTGCCATTGTCGATGCCGTCAACAGATTTGCCAACTTGCAAACCGGATTCAAGGACTTGTTTACCGGTGGCAAAGCTCAACACTTTCAAAGAATGATTATTGGTTCTTCTACCCAATTTTTCCAACAAATTACCGGTTGTAATGCTGCTATTTACTACTCGACCTTGTTGTTTTACCAAACTATTTTCAACTACTCCAAATACAGATTGTCATTGATCTTGGGTGGTGTGTTTGCAACCATTTACGCATTAGCAACCATTCCatcattctttttgattgatACCTTGGGTAGAAGAAAATTGTTCCTTATTGGTGCTACAGGACAAGCCATTTCTTTCACCATCTCATTTGCTTGTTTGATTGATGACACTGAACAAAATGCCAAGGGTGCTGCCGTCggtatttatttgtttatcgTGTTTTTCGCATTTACAATCTTGCCATTGCCATGGATCTACCCACCAGAAATTAACCCAATGAGAACCAGAACTACTGCGTCAGCCGTGTCTACATGTACTAATTGGTTGATGAACTTTGCAGTTGTTATGTTTACTCCAGCATTTATTGAGAAATCAGGATGGGGTTGttatttgttctttgcTTGTATGAACTATGCATTCATTCCaatcattttcttcttttacccAGAAACCGCTGGAAGATCATTGGAAGAAATCGATATCATCTTTGCCAAGGCATACGTTGACAAGAGACAACCATGGAGAGTTGCTGCAACCATGCCTAAATTGTCATTGCAAGACATTGAAGACGAGGCCAAGAACTTGGGTCTTTACGATGATGATTTCGAGAAGGATAACTTTGAAACTAAGGAAGACATCAGCGACGATTCAAGCAACCCAAACAACGGCGGCGGTATGTTTGAGAAGCAAGAAAATGTCGAAGGCGACGAAAACACTCCAGCTCCTGAGTCTCCAAGCAGCAGGAAATTGGATGTTTAA